Genomic segment of Oceanimonas sp. GK1:
AACCCGGCGTGAGTTTCGATGTTGTTCCATCCTTTACCGTGATAGGGCTGGATGTTAATGGTAAAGAACTACCCAGCTACAGTGGTGAGTTTGCCGGTGGCCTGAAAGGCAATACCTCGCTTGGACTGGGCGGCGATCTTGATTTGGAAGCGTTAACGCCAACCATTGTCGAGCCTGAAACAGGCAAGCATGTCATCAGTCTTGATACCAGCAAGCTCAAGTTCAACAAAGCCGAACCTTTCCCTGAAACTGATCTTGATCTACCTATTTTGTTAACTATCAATAAACACGATGAAACCCAGGGAGTTGATGCTGCAAAAACCACTCTGGCTCAAGAAAACGACACCCTGCGTTTTGGCTTTGTCACCCTGATGGACAGCGAAATCAAGGTGGATGAGGCGGGCACCATGGCCAGCAAGCTAAATTACTTTGGCAAGGATGTGCAAACGGTGCTGGAAGATAAGGTGACCGGTTATGACCTTGAAGAAGCGACAAGTGTAACGCACGAGCCGATGCTGGATCCTGAACTGCTGACTTTAGCCAGAAATGAAGTCAAGGTTAGCAGTCATGGGGAGCAGCATAAAGGTATTCAGGTGAGCGTAGACGGGCTGCCCGACTGGCTGAAGCCTGCAGATCAGGATGAAGCCGGTGAGCTAACCGATCCGGTGGGCATGCTCGACATCCTCAACAACCCCAGGCTGAGGGCCAGCGACAGTACCTTTAACCGTCGTGAGGTGTTCCGTTAAGAGATCTGGGTCACACCGCGACCCTGTGGCGGTGTGACCGATCACATAGGTGTTTTACTAATTGTTCACAAAAAATTATCATCGGAAAACATAAACAATAACAAGCATCTGGTAAGGATACCTGCCATGCTCGATAACAAGCACACGGAATGGCTGATGCCCATGCCCATGGCCGAGGTCATGGGTCTGGAGCACAGCCTCAAGTTTAAACGGCAGCTGTTGCAGCATGTGTTCGACAATGCCCTGGAATCCATCATCGTGACCAACGCCGACGGCGTTATCCAGCGGGTCAACCCGGCCTTTACCCAGATCACCGGCTACAGCCCCGAGGAAGTGCTGGGCAAGACGCCACGGCTGATGCAATCGGCCCGCCACGATCCCGACTTTTACCGGCAAATGTGGCAGCAATTGCTGCATACCGGCAGCTGGACCGGCCAGGTGTGGAACCGGCGCAAGTCCGGGGAGGTGTATCCCCAGTGGCTCAGCATCAATACCCTGACCAATGAACATGGACAAATCACCCATCGGGTGGCCATTGGTCACGATCTCAGCGGCCAGCGCAGTTACGAGCAGGATCGCACTCCCTTTACCTTCAAGGATCCCCTTACTCAGCTGGGCAACCGCCAGTTGCTGGCCACCCGGCTGGATCAGGCATTGGCCGAGGCTCAGCGCAACAAAATCCGCGTGGGCCTGATGGTGCTCGACATCGGTCGCCTCAAGCCGGTGAATGAGCAGCTGGGCATGACCTGGGGCGACGATGTGCTGCGCCAGCAGGCGCGCACCCTGCAGGCGGCGGTAGATGAAGCCGACACCCTGGTGCGGCTGCAGGGCGACGTGTTCGCGGTGCTGCGCCACAGCAAGGCGGAAGATGCCACCATGGCCCAGCTGGCCGATAAACTGCTGCATCTGCTGGCCCAGCCCATGGTGCTGGCGGATCAAAACATTGTTTGTCTGCAACCCAGCATCGGTATTTCGGTGTATCCCCGGGATGCCCGGGAGCCGGAAAACCTGCTGCAGGCGGCGGAATACGCCCATGCCATGGCCAAGCGGGAAGGGCGCAACCGCTTTCAGTTTGTGGATCAGCACCAGCACGAACTGCACCACCGGGAGCTGGTGATCGAGCACAGCCTCAGTCACATGCTCAGCACCGGTGAATCGCAAGGGGTCAGCCTGCATTATCAGCCTCAGGTCTGCTCCATCGGCGAGCGCATCGTGGGGCTGGAGGCGCTGCTGCGCTGGACCCACCCCCGCCTGGGCCCGCTGTCGCCGGTGGAATTTATTCCGGTGGCCGAGCAGAGCGGGCTGTCGGTGCGCCTGGATCGCTGGGTGATTGAGCAGGTTTGTGCCCAGGTGGCACTCTGGCGTGGTCAGGGGCTGGCGCCGCCGGTGGTCTCGGTGAACCTGGGGGCGCAGCAGTTCGGTCAGCCCGACTTCTGCGACTGGCTGATGGACACCGTTACCCGTTTTGAGCTGCGTCCGCAGCAACTGCGCCTGGAAGTAACCGAGTCCACCATGATGGAGCAGATAGAAGCCGGCGTGAACATGCTGCAGCAACTGCGGGAGCAGGGCTTTTCCCTGTCGCTGGACGACTTCGGTACCGGCTATTCGGCGCTGTCCTGCCTGCACCGCTTTCCCCTGGACGAACTCAAGATTGACCGCAGCTTTATGGTGGAAGCCTGCGAGAACGAGCGTGCCCTGGTGCTGCTGCGTACCATTATGGAGCTGGCCCGGCAGTTGTCGCTGAGCTTGGTGGTGGAAGGGGTGGAGCAGGCCGAGCAGCTGGCGTTGCTCAATGATTTCGGACCGCTGACGGTGCAGGGGTATTACTACTACAAACCCATGCCGGTGGACGAGGTGTTACCGCTGCTGTCGATGGCCGCCGATCGGCCTGAAGATGGGATGTTGAATTGAGAGTTTGACGACCGGCGCGTTGCTTCTGTGAAGGAGAGGGGAACGTGCAATATGCGCTGGACCCCCGCCTTCGCGGGGGTGACAATGCCACGCCTCACGCCTCACGCCTCACGCCTCACGCCTCACGCCTCACGCCTCACGCCTCACGCCTCACGCCTCACGCCTCACGCCTCACGCCTCACGCCCAACCTGGCTGCCATATACTCCACCAGCCGCTGTTTTTGCTCCAGAGCAAGGCGCAGTCCCAGTTTGCTGCGCCGCCACAGCACATCGTCGGCGGTTTGTGCCCATTCTTCCTGCATCAGGTAATCCAGCTCCCGGGCATACAAGCCGGCACCAAAAGCCTCGCCCAGGTCGCCGAGGGCCGAACAGCCGTGCAGAAAGCGCCGGCAGCGGGTGCCATAGCTACGCACATAGCGGTGCGTAACGGGCTCTGGCAGCCAGGGATATGCCTGCGTAAGGCCGGCGACAAGCGTGCTTTGGGTGTCGAAATCGCCACCGGGCAGCACCAGTTGCCGGGTCCAGGGGCCGCCAGCTTCGGGAAAGAAGGCCTTAAGATGATCGATGGCGTCTTCCGCCAGGGCGCGAAAGGTGGTGATCTTGCCACCAAATACCGATAACAGCGGCGCCTGGCCGGGGGGCGCATTCAACAACAGCTTGTAGTCCCGGGAGGCCCGCTGCGCCTGGCCCTGGCCTTCGGCCATCAGCGGCCGCACCCCGGCATAGCAATGTACCACCTCCGCCGGATGGATTTGCCGGCGAAAATGGGTGTTCACCACGTCGCAGAGATAGGCAATTTCTTTCTCGCTGGCGCTGACCTTGCCGGGCTCGCCCTGATAGTCCACGTCGGTGGTGCCAATCAGCGAGAAGTCCTGCTCATAAGGCAGCACAAAGACGATACGGCCGTCGTCGTGT
This window contains:
- a CDS encoding bifunctional diguanylate cyclase/phosphodiesterase; translated protein: MLDNKHTEWLMPMPMAEVMGLEHSLKFKRQLLQHVFDNALESIIVTNADGVIQRVNPAFTQITGYSPEEVLGKTPRLMQSARHDPDFYRQMWQQLLHTGSWTGQVWNRRKSGEVYPQWLSINTLTNEHGQITHRVAIGHDLSGQRSYEQDRTPFTFKDPLTQLGNRQLLATRLDQALAEAQRNKIRVGLMVLDIGRLKPVNEQLGMTWGDDVLRQQARTLQAAVDEADTLVRLQGDVFAVLRHSKAEDATMAQLADKLLHLLAQPMVLADQNIVCLQPSIGISVYPRDAREPENLLQAAEYAHAMAKREGRNRFQFVDQHQHELHHRELVIEHSLSHMLSTGESQGVSLHYQPQVCSIGERIVGLEALLRWTHPRLGPLSPVEFIPVAEQSGLSVRLDRWVIEQVCAQVALWRGQGLAPPVVSVNLGAQQFGQPDFCDWLMDTVTRFELRPQQLRLEVTESTMMEQIEAGVNMLQQLREQGFSLSLDDFGTGYSALSCLHRFPLDELKIDRSFMVEACENERALVLLRTIMELARQLSLSLVVEGVEQAEQLALLNDFGPLTVQGYYYYKPMPVDEVLPLLSMAADRPEDGMLN
- the glpD gene encoding glycerol-3-phosphate dehydrogenase translates to MNEPVSDVLVIGGGINGVGIALDAAGRGLSVTLCEMNDLASATSSASSKLIHGGLRYLEQYEFRLVREALAEREILLQAAPHIIWPLRFRLPHQPRLRPAWMLRMGLWLYDHLARRDRLPGSTVLRLNAHSPLKPSFQRAFEYSDAWVDDARLVVLCAMAARERGARILPRTRCTGASRENGLWRVQLESEHGDSPTLWARALVNAAGPWASGLFDTVLPVTAPATLRLVKGSHMVVPRLHPGDEAYILQHDDGRIVFVLPYEQDFSLIGTTDVDYQGEPGKVSASEKEIAYLCDVVNTHFRRQIHPAEVVHCYAGVRPLMAEGQGQAQRASRDYKLLLNAPPGQAPLLSVFGGKITTFRALAEDAIDHLKAFFPEAGGPWTRQLVLPGGDFDTQSTLVAGLTQAYPWLPEPVTHRYVRSYGTRCRRFLHGCSALGDLGEAFGAGLYARELDYLMQEEWAQTADDVLWRRSKLGLRLALEQKQRLVEYMAARLGVRREA